The proteins below are encoded in one region of Helianthus annuus cultivar XRQ/B chromosome 2, HanXRQr2.0-SUNRISE, whole genome shotgun sequence:
- the LOC110921328 gene encoding ACT domain-containing protein ACR8 — protein sequence MMQMDRKPVLEEYEKLIVRMNTPRVMIDNAGCVDATRIMIDSARNDGILLEAVQVLTDLNLSIKKGYVSSDGRWNMDVFHVTNLDGNKLTDDSIINCIEQSLGTIHRTRSKSIDGMTTLELTGTDRVGLLSEIFAVLSELNCDVVESKVWTHNGRIAAIIHLKDCDSGSPIEDAKKIDRIEARLRNVLKGDNDIRSAKTSVSLAVTHTERRLHQMMFADRDYDRTPIVTTHGRYSPLVSVQNCSEKAYSVVNVQCRDRPKLLFDVVCTLTDMQYVVFHATINTGEDGAYLEFYIRHIDGSPISSEAEKQRVIMCLKAAIERRAPEGVRLELFKPDKPGLLAQVTRTFRENAMNVTQAEISTTMGMALNIFYVTDAIGNPVDLKLVDSVMQEIGSGYLRVKELPLMYHQKTDSDEQNTSSLGGAVLFSLGSLLRRNLYNLGLIKSFS from the exons ATGATGCAGATGGACCGGAAACCGGTTCTTGAAGAGTATGAGAAGCTTATTGTTCGTATGAATACCCCTAG ggtGATGATTGATAATGCTGGCTGTGTTGATGCAACACGGATCATG ATTGATAGTGCGAGGAATGATGGAATTCTACTTGAGGCTGTTCAAGTTCTTACTGATCTGAATTTGTCTATTAAAAAGGGTTATGTTTCCTCAGATGGAAGATGGAACATGGATG TTTTCCATGTCACCAATTTGGATGGCAACAAATTAACAGATGATAGCATCATCAATTGCATTGAACAG tCACTTGGAACCATACACAGAACAAGATCAAAGTCCATTGATGGAATGACAACACTTGAACTAACCGGAACTGACAGAGTCGGACTTTTATCCGAAATTTTCGCGGTTTTATCCGAACTCAATTGTGACGTTGTTGAGTCAAAAGTATGGACACACAACGGCCGAATCGCAGCCATAATTCACTTGAAAGATTGTGACTCCGGATCCCCAATCGAAGATGCTAAAAAGATCGACCGAATTGAAGCGCGGTTAAGAAACGTCTTGAAAGGGGATAATGACATAAGAAGTGCCAAAACTTCGGTTTCGCTAGCTGTCACTCACACGGAAAGACGGCTTCACCAGATGATGTTTGCTGATCGGGATTACGATAGAACTCCGATTGTAACGACTCATGGTCGATACTCACCGTTGGTTTCTGTTCAAAATTGTTCGGAAAAAGCGTACTCTGTAGTGAATGTTCAGTGTAGAGATCGGCCTAAGCTTTTATTCGACGTTGTTTGCACGTTAACCGATATGCAATATGTCGTATTTCACGCAACCATCAATACCGGAGAAGATGGAGCATATCTG gAATTCTATATCAGACATATAGATGGAAGCCCGATTAGTTCAGAAGCCGAAAAGCAACGAGTGATCATGTGTTTAAAAGCCGCGATTGAAAGAAGGGCACCCGAGGGTGTGCGTCTCGAGCTATTCAAACCCGACAAACCCGGGCTGTTGGCCCAAGTGACACGAACGTTTAGAGAAAACGCGATGAACGTAACACAGGCCGAGATATCTACAACAATGGGTATGGCTCTAAACATTTTCTATGTAACGGACGCGATTGGAAACCCGGTGGATTTAAAACTCGTAGATTCGGTTATGCAAGAGATCGGGTCGGGTTATTTAAGAGTGAAGGAGCTACCTTTGATGTATCATCAGAAGACAGATAGTGATGAACAAAACACAAGTAGTCTTGGTGGTGCTGTTTTGTTTTCACTTGGTAGCTTGCTAAGGAGGAATCTATACAATTTGGGGTTGATCAAATCATTTTCTTGA